A section of the Thauera chlorobenzoica genome encodes:
- a CDS encoding cysteine desulfurase — protein sequence MNAPLPPAGAGARHATPAGGALPGIAADFPILARPVHGRRLVYLDNGATTQKPEAVIEAERRFYRESNANIHRGVHRLSQHATELYDAARATVQRYLNAAHAEEIVFTRGTTEAINLVAHSWGRSRLEAGDEILLTTLEHHSNIVPWQLLCEQTGAVLKVVPVDESGTLELAAFDALLGERTRLVAITHVSNALGTVNPVATLTARAHAAGAVVLIDGAQAVAHQAVDVQAIGCDFYAFSGHKLYGPTGIGVLYGRAGLLAAMPPWQGGGDMIRTVAFERSTFAEPPQRFEAGTPNIAGAIGLAAAIDYVSRIGLARIAAHEHALLAHASAAVGDIPGVRLVGTAQDKAGILSFLVDGIHPHDLGTILDAEGVAIRAGHHCAMPLMTRFGIPGTARASFAMYNDIDDIDALVAAIHKAQDLFGTRRPG from the coding sequence ATGAACGCCCCGCTCCCGCCTGCCGGCGCAGGCGCCCGCCACGCCACGCCGGCAGGCGGCGCCCTGCCCGGGATCGCCGCCGACTTCCCGATTCTCGCCCGCCCGGTGCATGGCCGCCGCCTGGTGTACCTCGACAACGGCGCGACCACGCAGAAGCCCGAAGCGGTGATCGAAGCCGAGCGCCGCTTCTACCGCGAATCCAACGCCAACATCCACCGCGGCGTACACCGGCTGTCGCAGCACGCCACCGAGCTCTACGACGCCGCCCGCGCCACTGTGCAGCGCTATCTCAACGCCGCGCACGCCGAGGAGATCGTGTTCACCCGCGGCACCACCGAAGCGATCAACCTGGTCGCACACAGCTGGGGGCGCAGCCGGCTCGAAGCCGGCGACGAGATCCTGCTCACCACCCTCGAGCACCACTCCAACATCGTTCCCTGGCAGCTGCTGTGCGAGCAGACCGGTGCGGTACTCAAGGTGGTCCCGGTCGATGAGAGCGGCACGCTCGAGCTCGCCGCCTTCGATGCGCTGCTCGGGGAACGCACCCGGCTGGTGGCGATCACCCACGTGTCGAACGCGCTCGGCACGGTGAACCCGGTCGCCACCCTCACCGCCAGGGCACACGCCGCCGGTGCGGTGGTGCTGATCGACGGCGCCCAGGCGGTGGCCCACCAGGCCGTGGACGTGCAGGCGATCGGCTGCGACTTCTACGCCTTTTCCGGGCACAAGCTGTACGGCCCGACCGGCATCGGCGTGCTCTACGGCCGCGCCGGGCTGCTCGCGGCGATGCCGCCGTGGCAGGGCGGCGGCGACATGATCCGCACTGTCGCCTTCGAGCGCAGCACCTTCGCCGAGCCGCCGCAGCGCTTCGAGGCCGGCACCCCCAACATCGCCGGGGCGATCGGGCTGGCGGCGGCGATCGATTACGTGAGCCGGATCGGCCTGGCACGCATCGCCGCCCACGAGCACGCCCTGCTCGCCCACGCCAGCGCCGCGGTGGGCGACATCCCCGGGGTGCGCCTGGTGGGTACGGCGCAGGACAAGGCCGGTATCCTGTCCTTCCTCGTCGATGGCATCCACCCCCACGATCTCGGCACCATACTGGATGCGGAAGGGGTGGCGATCCGCGCCGGCCATCACTGCGCGATGCCGCTGATGACGCGCTTCGGCATTCCCGGCACGGCCCGCGCCTCGTTCGCGATGTATAACGACATCGACGACATCGACGCCCTGGTCGCCGCGATCCACAAGGCACAGGACCTGTTCGGCACGAGGAGGCCGGGATGA
- a CDS encoding DUF2249 domain-containing protein, protein MSDRVVDARGLEPPEPFERAMEVLLTLAKGEEMLLILDRMPHPLLRILDRDGYRHAEAYRDDGAVEIRIVQP, encoded by the coding sequence ATGAGCGACCGTGTCGTCGATGCGCGCGGCCTCGAGCCGCCGGAGCCCTTCGAACGCGCGATGGAAGTGCTGCTGACGCTGGCCAAGGGCGAAGAGATGCTGCTGATCCTCGACCGCATGCCGCATCCGCTGCTGCGCATTCTCGACCGCGACGGCTATCGTCACGCTGAAGCCTATCGTGACGACGGCGCGGTCGAAATCCGCATCGTCCAGCCATGA
- the sufT gene encoding putative Fe-S cluster assembly protein SufT yields MGERYGETESRVLLRDCAAVSVPWGEAATLEGGGFALVTQRLGGSITVMSGGNLYRIDERNADALGLEPQAIAPPPAADGTIDARSIERAAWAQLATCYDPEIPIDIVNLGLVYACTAEALADGRYRLAVSMTLTAPGCGMGTLIADEARAKLLAIPGVAEAEVSLVWDPPWSREMMSEAARLEMGLS; encoded by the coding sequence ATGGGTGAGCGTTACGGCGAAACCGAATCCCGCGTGCTGCTGCGCGACTGCGCCGCAGTCAGCGTACCCTGGGGCGAAGCCGCAACCCTGGAGGGCGGCGGCTTCGCGCTGGTCACCCAGCGCCTGGGCGGCTCGATCACGGTGATGAGCGGCGGCAACCTGTACCGCATCGACGAGCGCAACGCCGATGCCCTCGGTCTCGAGCCGCAGGCGATCGCCCCGCCTCCGGCCGCAGACGGCACGATCGACGCCAGGAGCATCGAGCGCGCGGCGTGGGCGCAGCTGGCCACCTGCTACGATCCCGAGATCCCGATCGACATCGTCAATCTCGGCCTGGTCTATGCCTGCACGGCCGAAGCGCTGGCCGACGGCCGCTACCGGCTGGCGGTGAGCATGACCCTGACCGCGCCCGGCTGCGGCATGGGCACGCTGATCGCCGACGAGGCGCGCGCCAAGCTGCTCGCCATCCCCGGCGTCGCCGAAGCGGAAGTCAGCCTGGTGTGGGACCCGCCGTGGAGCCGCGAGATGATGAGCGAAGCGGCCCGGCTGGAAATGGGCCTGTCCTGA
- a CDS encoding DUF748 domain-containing protein, giving the protein MSDTTTDSSAGPRRRALWLAGAVLAVAAVAYLAVPPIARHYAQTLLADMLGREVSIERVLINPFRLSAEVGGLKVMEAGGEGEALAFESLRANFEIESIVRQGPVLHELMLVAPRLKLALGEDGGHNWADVAARIAASGGGGRAAGEGAALPFSIGNIRIRGGHITVEDRPRGLTHELADIALGVPFVSNLPVRIEVFVEPSLSATLNGDPLLLSARTKPFAESQETVVDVVLKAFDLAPWLAYLPGEQRFRLPSALLSTNLEVSFRQAPDAAPELTLRGPLQIDRLVLQDQRGAPVAAAAELELELADVQPLAGRWHFTRLRLAQPELDLVRLQSGGLNVLDLLPPEPPRTPKSAPAQAAQEAATAPGAEDGARAAAQALPGAAVGRPDFLLALARVRDGVIRFEDRSLATPFHTRIEAINLDVRDLATVSELPAGVRLDYVSDAGESFHHEAQLRLQPFELDGQLQFEALQLARYAPYLADVLPGAEVRAGRLGGSVQYRAARGAGGEPVFGFGAQALSLRDFALALKGSKDAAVKLPEVDVREASLDLAGRTLAVAGIDARGAAVSAVRQKNGEFDLMRLLAAAPGATRNGAAGGRTAKPAAPAWTVTVDKLALQAASLRIEDRTAAKPVLTTVNDIQFELDGFSTAKGHSSRIKLDSRLNRRGRVGISGALALAPLKADLRLNLRSVDLLPLQPYVLEQTNVAISRGSLSSQGRLTLRSGRRGQLLGAFRGDLGVADFASVDRLNATDFVRWRTLRVGGIDARLEPLSLAIERVALDDFHTRLILDENGRLNLREIGALRSEAQAGAVPSPASAEPEGGGAAQAAGAASTARSVELAPPAAPPPPVRIERIEIKRGNVAFSDRFIRPNYDANLTDLAGALVGLSTAEDTIARLDLSGKVDKAAPLSITGELNPFRQDAHLDILATVKDFELTGLSGYSGKYVGYGISRGKLSAELNYKIEDRRLTATNRIFLDQLTFGDKVDSPDAVNLPVQLAVALLKNGRGEIDLRLPVSGTLDDPEFSVFGLVVKMLFNLIGKAITSPFALLGAALGGGEELSFLELAPGSARPGEAQHDKLATLAQALIERPALRLDVIGRADPAVDRDGLRQTGLERAVRAQKLKALIARGEEVPSIEEIEIGAGEYPELLKKAYREADFKKPRNLIGLAKDLPPAEMEALIRADVAVGESELRALAQRRAQGVRDWLVEEGKVPGERIFVLEPRVEAAGEGGQVTFSLR; this is encoded by the coding sequence ATGTCTGATACCACCACCGACTCGAGCGCCGGCCCGCGCCGGCGGGCGCTGTGGCTCGCGGGGGCAGTGCTGGCCGTAGCCGCCGTCGCCTACCTGGCGGTTCCACCGATCGCCCGCCATTACGCGCAGACGCTGCTCGCCGATATGCTCGGTCGTGAGGTCAGCATCGAGCGCGTGCTGATCAATCCTTTCCGCCTGAGCGCCGAGGTCGGTGGGCTCAAGGTGATGGAAGCGGGGGGCGAGGGCGAAGCGCTGGCGTTCGAGTCCCTGCGCGCCAACTTCGAAATCGAGTCGATCGTGCGCCAGGGCCCGGTGCTGCACGAACTGATGCTGGTCGCGCCCCGCCTCAAGCTGGCCCTCGGCGAGGACGGCGGGCATAACTGGGCCGATGTCGCCGCGCGCATCGCGGCCTCGGGAGGGGGGGGGCGCGCTGCCGGTGAGGGCGCGGCGCTGCCGTTCTCGATTGGCAACATCCGCATTCGTGGCGGGCACATCACGGTCGAGGACCGGCCGCGGGGCCTTACCCACGAGCTCGCCGACATCGCGCTCGGCGTGCCTTTCGTGTCGAATCTGCCGGTGCGGATCGAGGTCTTCGTCGAACCTTCGCTGTCGGCGACCCTCAATGGCGACCCGTTGTTGCTCAGCGCGCGCACCAAACCTTTCGCCGAGAGCCAGGAAACCGTGGTGGACGTGGTGCTCAAGGCGTTCGACCTGGCTCCCTGGCTCGCCTACCTGCCCGGCGAGCAGCGCTTTCGCCTGCCTTCGGCCTTGCTCAGCACCAATCTCGAAGTGTCGTTCCGCCAGGCGCCGGATGCCGCGCCCGAGTTGACGCTGCGCGGCCCGCTCCAGATCGACCGGCTCGTGCTGCAGGATCAGCGGGGCGCGCCGGTGGCCGCCGCCGCCGAGCTCGAGCTCGAGCTTGCCGATGTGCAGCCTCTGGCCGGGCGCTGGCACTTCACCCGCTTGCGCCTGGCACAGCCCGAGCTCGACCTCGTCCGGCTCCAGAGCGGGGGGTTGAATGTGCTCGATCTCCTGCCGCCGGAACCGCCCCGGACGCCGAAGTCGGCGCCGGCCCAGGCAGCGCAGGAAGCGGCGACCGCGCCGGGGGCGGAAGATGGCGCCCGCGCCGCAGCGCAGGCACTCCCGGGGGCCGCTGTCGGGCGCCCGGATTTCCTTCTCGCGCTCGCACGCGTCCGTGACGGCGTGATCCGTTTCGAGGATCGCAGCCTGGCCACGCCTTTTCACACCCGCATCGAAGCGATCAACCTCGATGTGCGCGACCTGGCGACCGTCAGCGAGCTGCCCGCCGGGGTCCGCCTCGATTACGTCAGCGATGCCGGCGAGAGCTTCCACCACGAAGCCCAGCTGCGCCTGCAGCCTTTCGAGCTCGATGGCCAGCTCCAGTTCGAAGCGCTCCAGCTGGCGCGCTATGCCCCCTACCTCGCGGACGTCCTGCCCGGCGCCGAGGTGCGCGCAGGCCGCCTCGGCGGCAGCGTCCAATACCGCGCCGCGCGCGGGGCCGGGGGCGAACCCGTATTCGGATTCGGCGCCCAGGCGCTGTCGCTGCGTGATTTCGCCCTTGCGCTCAAAGGTAGCAAGGATGCCGCGGTGAAGCTGCCGGAGGTGGACGTGCGCGAGGCCAGCCTCGATCTGGCCGGGCGCACGCTGGCGGTGGCGGGAATCGATGCCAGGGGCGCGGCGGTGTCCGCGGTCCGCCAGAAAAACGGCGAATTCGACCTGATGCGCCTGCTCGCGGCCGCGCCGGGCGCCACGCGCAACGGCGCAGCCGGGGGGCGCACGGCGAAACCGGCGGCGCCAGCGTGGACGGTGACGGTGGACAAGCTGGCGCTGCAGGCCGCCTCACTCCGGATCGAGGACCGGACGGCGGCGAAGCCGGTGCTCACCACGGTGAACGACATCCAGTTCGAACTCGACGGTTTTTCCACCGCGAAGGGCCACAGCAGCCGGATCAAGCTCGATTCCCGCCTTAACCGGCGTGGCCGGGTTGGTATCTCGGGGGCGTTGGCGCTGGCGCCGCTGAAGGCCGATCTGCGCCTGAACCTGCGCAGCGTCGACCTGCTCCCGCTGCAGCCCTACGTGCTCGAGCAGACGAACGTCGCGATCTCGCGCGGCAGTCTCAGCAGCCAGGGCCGGCTCACCCTCCGGAGCGGGCGCCGGGGACAGTTGCTGGGCGCTTTCCGCGGCGATCTGGGGGTCGCCGACTTCGCTTCGGTCGATCGCCTGAACGCGACCGATTTCGTGCGCTGGCGCACCTTGCGCGTGGGCGGGATCGACGCCCGCCTCGAGCCCCTCTCGCTCGCCATCGAGCGTGTCGCGCTCGATGACTTCCATACCCGGCTGATCCTGGACGAGAACGGTCGGCTCAACTTGCGCGAGATCGGCGCGCTGCGCAGCGAAGCGCAGGCCGGAGCCGTCCCGTCTCCCGCGTCGGCCGAGCCTGAGGGCGGCGGCGCGGCGCAGGCAGCCGGCGCGGCATCGACCGCGCGCAGCGTCGAGCTGGCGCCGCCGGCTGCGCCCCCGCCGCCGGTGCGCATCGAGCGCATCGAGATCAAGCGCGGCAACGTCGCCTTCAGCGACCGCTTCATCCGGCCGAACTACGATGCCAACCTGACCGATCTGGCCGGTGCGCTGGTGGGGTTGTCGACCGCCGAGGACACGATCGCCAGGCTCGATCTCAGCGGCAAGGTGGACAAGGCCGCGCCGCTGAGCATCACCGGCGAACTCAACCCCTTCCGCCAGGACGCCCACCTCGACATCCTCGCCACAGTGAAGGATTTCGAACTCACCGGGCTGTCGGGCTACTCGGGCAAGTACGTCGGCTACGGCATCTCCCGCGGCAAGCTGTCGGCCGAGCTGAACTACAAGATCGAGGACCGCAGGCTGACGGCGACCAACCGGATCTTCCTCGACCAGCTGACTTTCGGCGACAAGGTCGACAGCCCGGATGCGGTGAACCTGCCGGTGCAGCTGGCGGTCGCGCTGCTCAAGAACGGCCGCGGCGAGATCGACCTGCGCCTGCCGGTGAGCGGCACGCTGGACGACCCCGAGTTCAGTGTTTTCGGCCTGGTGGTGAAGATGCTGTTCAACCTGATCGGCAAGGCCATCACGTCGCCGTTCGCGCTGCTCGGCGCGGCCCTGGGCGGCGGGGAGGAACTGTCCTTTCTCGAGCTGGCGCCGGGTAGCGCCCGCCCCGGCGAGGCCCAGCACGACAAGCTCGCCACCCTGGCGCAGGCGTTGATCGAGCGCCCGGCGCTGCGCCTGGATGTGATCGGCCGCGCCGATCCGGCGGTCGACCGCGATGGCCTGCGCCAGACCGGCCTCGAGCGGGCGGTGCGCGCGCAGAAGCTGAAGGCGTTGATCGCGCGCGGGGAAGAGGTCCCATCGATCGAGGAGATCGAGATCGGCGCCGGGGAGTATCCCGAACTGCTGAAGAAGGCCTACCGCGAGGCCGACTTCAAGAAGCCGCGCAACCTGATCGGCCTCGCCAAGGATCTGCCGCCGGCGGAAATGGAAGCGCTGATCCGGGCCGACGTCGCCGTCGGCGAATCCGAGCTGCGCGCGCTTGCCCAGCGGCGGGCACAGGGGGTGCGCGACTGGCTGGTGGAAGAAGGCAAGGTCCCGGGCGAGCGCATCTTCGTTCTCGAACCCCGGGTCGAGGCGGCCGGCGAGGGTGGCCAGGTGACGTTCTCGTTGCGCTGA
- the sufU gene encoding Fe-S cluster assembly sulfur transfer protein SufU, which produces MNDKQDALRELYQEVIFDHNRNPRNFHKMADADRHADGHNPLCGDQLTVYLRVADGIVHDASFVGHGCAISTASASLMTEAVKGKPVEEVEALFRDVHALLTGGQGAEAPARDVGKLAALSGVKEFPARVKCATLAWHTLHNALGGEHGTAHTE; this is translated from the coding sequence ATGAACGACAAGCAGGATGCGCTGCGCGAGCTGTACCAGGAAGTGATCTTCGACCACAACCGCAACCCGCGCAATTTCCACAAGATGGCCGACGCCGACCGCCACGCCGACGGCCACAACCCGCTGTGCGGCGACCAGCTCACCGTGTACCTGCGCGTCGCCGACGGCATCGTGCACGACGCCAGTTTCGTCGGCCACGGCTGTGCGATCTCCACCGCCTCGGCCTCGCTGATGACCGAAGCGGTCAAGGGCAAGCCGGTCGAAGAAGTCGAGGCGCTGTTCCGCGACGTCCATGCACTGCTCACCGGCGGTCAAGGGGCAGAAGCGCCGGCGCGCGACGTCGGCAAGCTGGCGGCGCTGTCCGGGGTGAAGGAATTCCCGGCGCGGGTGAAGTGCGCCACCCTGGCCTGGCACACCCTGCACAACGCGCTCGGCGGCGAGCACGGCACCGCCCACACGGAATGA
- a CDS encoding MFS transporter: MSDDGRGGASQSRAWVRIFLPFALGYYLSYLLRTVNAVISPALTEELGLTAASLGLLTSTYFLAFALAQIPVGMALDRFGPRRVEAALLLLTALGSGLFALGDSLGSLGLARALIGAGVSACLMAALKGFALWYPPERQSSMIGFIMAAGAFGALTASVPLEAVLPFLGWRGVFWIIAATALLASVLLLRSLPDAGRGRSAPRGSLGNALQVVAGIYVTPAFLRFAASSAFFVGGFMALQSLWAVPWLMHVNGFDLGQAAVMLVVLNLGSLCGQLSIGFMGVWLARRGIEALALLRWGYAGVLVVQVAILSSTGSLPLLWFVFGMLSAANSQTYLAASRAFPPSLFGRVSTAINLMAFVGAFALQWGLGLALDLLQSQGYGLGTALRFSFAGLIVLQAVSFLPLLRSSARHSGVAEG; this comes from the coding sequence ATGAGCGATGACGGCCGGGGGGGCGCCAGTCAGTCTCGTGCATGGGTGCGGATTTTTCTGCCCTTTGCGCTCGGGTATTACCTGTCCTACCTGCTGCGCACGGTGAATGCGGTCATTTCGCCCGCCCTGACCGAAGAGCTGGGTTTGACCGCAGCCAGCCTGGGCCTGCTCACCAGTACCTACTTTCTCGCTTTCGCCCTGGCCCAGATCCCGGTCGGAATGGCGCTCGACCGCTTCGGCCCGCGCCGGGTGGAAGCGGCGCTGCTGCTGCTCACCGCGCTCGGCTCCGGCCTGTTTGCCCTCGGCGACTCGCTCGGCAGCCTCGGCCTGGCCAGAGCCCTGATCGGGGCCGGCGTGTCGGCCTGCCTGATGGCGGCGCTGAAAGGGTTTGCGCTGTGGTATCCGCCGGAGCGGCAGAGTTCGATGATCGGCTTCATCATGGCAGCGGGGGCCTTCGGCGCCCTCACCGCGAGCGTGCCGCTGGAGGCGGTGCTGCCGTTTCTCGGCTGGCGTGGCGTGTTCTGGATCATCGCCGCGACTGCGCTCCTCGCATCGGTGCTGCTGCTGCGCTCGTTGCCCGATGCCGGCCGCGGCCGCAGCGCGCCGCGGGGCTCGCTCGGCAATGCGCTGCAGGTGGTGGCGGGGATCTACGTGACGCCGGCCTTCCTGCGCTTTGCCGCGTCCTCGGCATTCTTCGTCGGTGGCTTCATGGCGTTGCAGAGCCTGTGGGCCGTACCCTGGCTGATGCACGTCAACGGCTTCGATCTGGGCCAGGCCGCGGTGATGCTGGTGGTGCTCAATCTGGGCAGCCTGTGCGGGCAGCTGTCGATCGGCTTCATGGGCGTGTGGCTTGCGCGCAGGGGTATCGAGGCGCTCGCACTGCTGCGCTGGGGTTATGCCGGCGTGCTCGTGGTGCAGGTCGCGATCCTGTCCTCGACAGGGTCTTTGCCACTGCTGTGGTTCGTGTTCGGGATGCTTTCCGCCGCCAATTCACAGACCTATCTGGCGGCTTCGCGTGCCTTTCCGCCGAGCCTGTTCGGGCGCGTGAGCACGGCCATCAACCTGATGGCCTTCGTTGGCGCGTTCGCGCTCCAGTGGGGGCTGGGTCTCGCTCTCGATCTGCTGCAGTCGCAGGGGTACGGCCTGGGGACGGCGCTAAGGTTCAGTTTCGCGGGCCTGATCGTGCTCCAGGCGGTCAGTTTTCTCCCCCTGCTGCGCAGCTCCGCTCGCCATTCCGGGGTCGCGGAGGGGTGA
- a CDS encoding DUF3617 domain-containing protein: MRLALTLAASLLGGPALAAPAAIDPPQRMPGLWLINTTPAESPASVPHFHLCIGAGEDDVLRHPGSAFDGCSEQSWSRDAHYTYYRAVCTVNGGSARVEGRFSGDFMYNFQGELDTRHGGAGDGATTTLAIEGRRLGPCKPGQAPGKFLIRGRDGVGNLNVGEPIRSR, from the coding sequence ATGCGCCTGGCTCTCACTCTTGCTGCAAGCCTGCTCGGCGGCCCCGCCCTTGCCGCCCCTGCCGCCATCGACCCGCCCCAGCGCATGCCCGGGCTGTGGCTGATCAACACCACCCCGGCCGAATCCCCGGCGAGCGTCCCCCACTTTCACCTGTGCATCGGCGCCGGCGAGGACGATGTCCTGCGCCATCCCGGCAGCGCGTTCGATGGCTGCAGCGAGCAGTCGTGGTCGCGGGACGCGCATTACACCTACTACCGCGCGGTGTGCACGGTGAACGGCGGCAGCGCACGGGTGGAAGGCCGCTTCAGCGGCGACTTCATGTACAACTTCCAGGGCGAGCTCGACACCCGCCACGGCGGGGCAGGCGACGGCGCGACCACCACGCTGGCGATCGAGGGGCGCCGCCTCGGCCCCTGCAAACCCGGCCAGGCTCCCGGGAAATTCCTCATCCGGGGGCGTGACGGGGTCGGCAACCTGAACGTGGGCGAGCCGATCAGGTCACGCTGA
- the sufC gene encoding Fe-S cluster assembly ATPase SufC, protein MLKINNLHAAVDGKAILQGLNLEVKDGEVHAIMGPNGSGKSTLAQVLAGRETFTVTAGSVAWDGSDLLALPAEERARAGLFLAFQYPVEIPGVSNAYFLKAAVNAIRRHRGLPEYDAMDFLARVKAEMQAVGMKEEFLYRSVNEGFSGGEKKRNEVLQMALLEPRLAVLDETDSGLDIDALKVVAEGVNRLRSPARSMIVITHYQRLLDYIVPDQVHVLSQGRIVRSGGRELALELEAHGYGWIDAGNAAGAASLPAGGRS, encoded by the coding sequence ATGCTGAAAATCAACAACCTGCACGCTGCGGTCGACGGCAAGGCGATCCTCCAGGGCCTGAACCTGGAAGTGAAGGACGGTGAAGTGCACGCGATCATGGGGCCCAACGGCTCGGGCAAGAGCACGCTCGCCCAGGTGCTGGCCGGGCGCGAAACCTTCACCGTCACCGCAGGCAGCGTGGCATGGGACGGCAGCGACCTGCTCGCCCTGCCCGCCGAGGAGCGCGCGCGCGCCGGACTGTTCCTCGCCTTCCAGTATCCGGTCGAGATTCCCGGCGTCTCCAACGCTTACTTCCTGAAGGCCGCGGTCAACGCGATCCGCCGCCATCGCGGCCTGCCCGAATACGATGCAATGGACTTCCTCGCCCGCGTGAAGGCCGAGATGCAGGCGGTCGGCATGAAGGAGGAGTTCCTCTACCGCTCGGTGAACGAAGGCTTTTCCGGCGGCGAGAAGAAGCGCAACGAAGTGCTCCAGATGGCCCTGCTCGAACCGCGGCTGGCGGTGCTCGACGAGACCGACTCGGGGCTCGACATCGACGCCCTCAAGGTCGTCGCCGAAGGCGTCAACCGCCTGCGCTCGCCCGCACGCTCGATGATCGTGATCACCCATTACCAGCGCCTGCTCGACTACATCGTGCCCGATCAGGTGCATGTACTGTCGCAGGGCCGCATCGTGCGCTCGGGCGGGCGCGAGCTCGCGCTCGAACTCGAAGCGCACGGCTATGGCTGGATCGACGCCGGCAACGCGGCGGGAGCCGCATCACTGCCCGCGGGAGGCCGGTCATGA
- the sufD gene encoding Fe-S cluster assembly protein SufD, which translates to MSAPGFWLAEHHRAAAALPGAALPWLATLRRQAIERFADEGWPTTRQENWRHTSLAFMEEYPLGTGAHAPTQAAHASLAALRASDPGAHWLAFVDGRFAPALSAISALPAGARIGSLADALAHEPEAVEAAFGRAGDGDSPAALNAAFAGDGAWIRLARGVAVEPPIHLVFLGGGAAHRHLRNLVVAEAGSQARIVEHYPQGGEAATLTTAVTRIEAGADSRIEHIKLQQEGEQAIHLATIEADQARGAVFASHALSFGARLARTDIRTRLGEGAEVLLNGLYHADGRRHVDHHTHIDHARPRGTSREYYRGLLDGSARGVFAGRIVVAQDAQRTDALQRCDNLLLSPRAEADARPELEIYADDVKCAHGATVGQLDEDALFYLRARGVDAGHARQLLTYAFAAEVLERIAHPPLRALGRAALFARLPDAARLEELS; encoded by the coding sequence ATGAGCGCCCCCGGATTCTGGCTCGCCGAACACCACCGGGCCGCCGCCGCCCTGCCCGGCGCCGCCCTGCCCTGGCTCGCCACACTGCGCCGGCAGGCGATCGAGCGCTTCGCCGACGAAGGCTGGCCAACCACACGCCAGGAAAACTGGCGCCATACCTCGCTCGCCTTCATGGAAGAGTATCCGCTGGGCACGGGCGCGCACGCCCCGACGCAGGCCGCCCACGCCAGCCTCGCTGCCCTGCGCGCCAGCGACCCCGGAGCGCACTGGCTCGCGTTCGTCGACGGCCGCTTCGCCCCCGCACTGTCGGCGATTTCCGCCCTGCCCGCCGGCGCCCGCATCGGCAGTCTCGCCGATGCCCTGGCGCATGAGCCGGAAGCGGTCGAAGCCGCTTTCGGCCGCGCCGGAGACGGCGACAGCCCGGCCGCGCTCAACGCGGCCTTTGCCGGCGACGGCGCCTGGATCCGGCTCGCCCGCGGGGTCGCGGTGGAGCCGCCGATCCACCTCGTGTTCCTCGGCGGCGGCGCGGCCCACCGCCACCTGCGCAATCTGGTCGTCGCCGAAGCCGGCAGCCAGGCCCGCATCGTCGAGCACTACCCGCAGGGCGGCGAGGCGGCCACGCTGACCACCGCCGTCACCCGCATCGAGGCCGGGGCGGACAGCCGGATCGAGCACATCAAGCTGCAGCAGGAAGGCGAGCAGGCGATCCACCTCGCCACGATCGAGGCCGACCAGGCCCGCGGCGCGGTGTTCGCCTCGCACGCACTGTCCTTCGGCGCCCGCCTGGCGCGCACCGACATCCGCACCCGCCTCGGCGAAGGCGCCGAAGTGCTGCTCAATGGCCTCTACCACGCCGACGGCCGCCGCCACGTCGACCACCACACCCACATCGACCACGCCCGCCCACGGGGCACGAGCCGCGAGTACTACCGCGGGCTGCTCGACGGCAGCGCGCGCGGCGTGTTCGCCGGCCGCATCGTCGTCGCCCAGGACGCCCAGCGCACCGACGCCCTGCAGCGCTGCGACAACCTGCTGCTGTCGCCACGGGCCGAAGCCGACGCCCGCCCCGAACTCGAGATCTACGCCGACGACGTCAAGTGCGCCCATGGCGCCACCGTCGGCCAGCTCGACGAAGATGCGCTGTTCTACCTGCGCGCGCGCGGCGTCGATGCCGGACACGCGCGCCAGCTGCTGACCTACGCCTTCGCCGCCGAAGTGCTCGAGCGCATTGCCCATCCACCGCTGCGCGCGCTCGGCCGCGCCGCCCTGTTCGCCCGCCTGCCCGACGCCGCCCGCCTGGAGGAACTGTCATGA
- a CDS encoding hemerythrin domain-containing protein: MTTISELMTHDHRDCDHVFARAEELASDGDWAGAAESLTEFSNALSAHFEAEETKLFPAFEAATGMTQGPTAMMRSEHQGMREVLAALQYALDKQDADDFAGEAETLLIMMQQHNMKEESVIYPMLDTRLPAEEQQNLSTAVGKQLSGARNA; the protein is encoded by the coding sequence ATGACCACGATTTCCGAGCTGATGACCCACGACCATCGCGACTGTGACCACGTTTTCGCGCGTGCCGAAGAGCTCGCTTCGGATGGCGACTGGGCGGGCGCGGCAGAGTCGCTCACCGAATTCTCGAATGCGCTCAGCGCCCATTTCGAGGCCGAGGAAACGAAGCTTTTCCCGGCTTTCGAAGCCGCCACCGGCATGACCCAGGGCCCCACCGCGATGATGCGCAGTGAACACCAAGGCATGCGCGAAGTGCTTGCAGCGCTGCAATACGCGCTCGACAAGCAGGACGCGGACGACTTCGCCGGCGAGGCCGAGACCCTGCTGATCATGATGCAGCAGCACAACATGAAGGAAGAGAGCGTGATCTACCCGATGCTCGACACCCGTCTTCCGGCCGAAGAGCAGCAGAACCTGTCCACCGCCGTCGGCAAGCAGCTGAGCGGGGCGCGCAACGCATGA